The window TCAAACTCCTTTTCAAGCGCTTCCACCCTCGTCACTTTAAACTTCTCCAGCACTTTGAGGAAGCTGTTCAGGGTCAGTTCGACCCCTTCAACGATGGCCTTTGAATCATCGGTCTTGCCCCCGTGTTCTATAGCCCTCTCAAGATTATCGATAACAGGCAACAGTTCTTTAACGAGTCTTTCATTGCCGTACTTAACTGCCTCATCCTTTTCCTTGGCTTTCAGTTTCTTGAAGTTTTCAAAATCAGCCTGCTGGTAAAGAAGCCGCTCCCTGAGTTCCCCGAGCTCTTTCTCTTTATTCTCCAGGCTCTGCTTGAGTTCCTCTATGATCTCTTCCTTCTTTTTCTTCTTCTTGTGTTCCTCGTGTGCCTCAGAAGCTTTTTGCTCTGAAGGCAGGGTTTCGCTTTCTGGCGTTTTGCCGTTGCCGTCATTCTGCATGCTTGTCCTCACATTGTACTCAGAAGCTGTGTCACCATCTTCGCGGTCTCGTTGACAATGGGGATGATCCTGGAGTAATCCATTCTAACCGGACCCATCACACCGAGTATTCCTCGGTTTCTTGAACCGATGCGGTAGACAGACGTAATGATGCTCACGTCACGCATCTCCTGGACGCCTGTTTCTGTACCTATCATCACGTGTATCTCCTCATCCTCCAGGCTCCGGTCGAGAAGGCCGAGTAGTTTTTCCTTCTTTTCAAAGGCCTGGAACAATTCCCTCAACCGCTTGATGTCTGAAAACTCCGGGACTCCAATAATCGTCGACGTACCCTCGATGTAAACATCCCTGTGGTCCTCGTCTTCGACGATCGTGTCAAGGACATCCAGCACTTTTCGCATCAATGTGCTGAATGCCTCTTTATCGCGTCTTATGTCCTCGTAGATCTCTTTCTTGAGCGCATAGAAGGGCATGCCCTCACACCGCTCATTCATGTACTGTTTCATGCCCTGCAGGAGCTGCGGGCTGAGGTTTTCCTCGGTTATCACAAGCCTGGAATGGACTATACCTGCCGACGTCACAAAAAGAACCAGGACCTTTTGGCCGGAAAGCTTCACGAATTCGATCTCTTTGAAAAACATCGTGTCCGCTTTTGGTTCAACCACTATCCCGGCATATTGCCCGAGGTTGGCGAGGACGCGGGAAGCGTCTTCCATGACCTGTTCAGTATACGGGTACTGGTGCTTAAAAAGAGCATCCATCACGCGCAATTCGTTCTG is drawn from Syntrophorhabdales bacterium and contains these coding sequences:
- the hrcA gene encoding heat-inducible transcriptional repressor HrcA, with protein sequence MSGSAMEALNEREVKILELIVTSYITSAEPVGSRTLSKLLGHRWSSATIRNVMSDLEEQGFLFKPHVVAGRIPTGKAFRYYVNSLLVYRGLGQNELRVMDALFKHQYPYTEQVMEDASRVLANLGQYAGIVVEPKADTMFFKEIEFVKLSGQKVLVLFVTSAGIVHSRLVITEENLSPQLLQGMKQYMNERCEGMPFYALKKEIYEDIRRDKEAFSTLMRKVLDVLDTIVEDEDHRDVYIEGTSTIIGVPEFSDIKRLRELFQAFEKKEKLLGLLDRSLEDEEIHVMIGTETGVQEMRDVSIITSVYRIGSRNRGILGVMGPVRMDYSRIIPIVNETAKMVTQLLSTM
- the grpE gene encoding nucleotide exchange factor GrpE; protein product: MQNDGNGKTPESETLPSEQKASEAHEEHKKKKKKEEIIEELKQSLENKEKELGELRERLLYQQADFENFKKLKAKEKDEAVKYGNERLVKELLPVIDNLERAIEHGGKTDDSKAIVEGVELTLNSFLKVLEKFKVTRVEALEKEFDPNVHEAIAQEACEDKAPGTVVTELQKGYIMDGRLLRPSMVTVAKQPGEE